The following is a genomic window from Spirosoma foliorum.
TCCGAAAGGCATTTGGTGCACCTGTACGAACGCTGGTCTGGCAGTTTATTATCGAGAACGTCTTCATTACGTTCATTGGCGGGGCCATCGCTTTAGTCCTGACACTGATTGTTATTCATCTGATCAACACCAGTGGCATGATCGCCTACGCCGACCTGACCATCAACCTGAGTGTGTTCCTGATCAGCCTCCTGGTATGCCTGATTTTCGGGCTTTTATCAGGCGTACTACCCGCTCTCCGCATGTCGAAACTAAGCATTGCTGAAGCGCTCAAATCTTAAAGAGCGAAAGAGTGAATGAGTGAAAGAGCGAAAAGGCTGGATCACTTGGCCACTCTTTCGCTCATTCACTCTTTCACTCTTTAATTATGATCTCTCACCTGTTTAAATTAATCTGGAATAAGAAGAAGACGCATGCTTTATTGATTGTCGAAATCTGGGCGTCGTTTATGGTCCTTTTCGGGCTGGCCACATTGATCGTTGTGAATGTGGGCAACTATCGGGAGCCGTTAGGCTTTCACTACGATAACGTTTGGGCCATCAGCCTGAAGGCAAACCAGGACACGACGGGAATTGCCGAAAAATTACAACGGGTTCAACAGCGTCTGAGGGCGTACCCTGAAGTAGAGTCGGTTTCCCGAATGGGCAGTAATTTCCCGTTTTCGGCCAATCAAACCAATAACGGCATTGAGTACAACAAGCATAAGGTACTAGCTGAATCGTACACAACTGATGAGAATTATGCCAAAGCACTCGACATTCCCGTAGTCGCTGGTCGTTGGTATCGGAACGCTGATAGTGTCGGGAAATTCACACCGGTAGTCATCAATCGAAAGGCGAAAGAAGCGTTGTTTGGCGACGAAAATCCACTGGGAAAGATCATCAGTGAGCGGTTTCGGGTTGTTGGCGTGATCGACAACTTCAAAGCAAAAGGGGAATTTATGTCGAATAAACCAACTCTCTTTGAGTTGGCAAAAGTTGATGCGACCTGGATTGATACGATGATAATTAAAGTGAAGCCCGGCACCGACGCGGTGTTTGAAGCTAAAATTGTGAAAGACGTTGCGTCGATGATGACGGGCTGGAGCGTTGAAGTCGACTACCTGACCGATTCGCGCAAAAATCAGCATAACCTGGTGCTGGTTCCCATTATCATTGCGCTGATTGTAAGTAGCTTTTTGCTGATCAACGTGGCGCTCGGCTTATTTGGGGTCCTGAACCTGAGCATTGCCAAACGCCGGGGAGAGATTGGTCTACGTCGGGCATTAGGAGCTACTGGGAACGGAATTTCTACCCAATTTATCAGCGAAATCTGGGTACTGGCTACCTTTGCCATGCTGATCGGGCTTCTGTTTGCGGCTCAATTTCCGTTGCTGAATGTATTCGACTTGTCGTCAGGCGTTTATGTTACGGCTATTCTGATTGCCGTGGCGATCATCTACGGCATCGTCACCCTCTGCGCCCTATTCCCCAGCCGACAAGCCGCCATGATTCAACCGGCGGTAGCGTTGCATGAGGAGTAAGATTAATGGATAATGAATAATGTAAAATGGATAACGAATGATGAAAATGAATAATAGACTGCTCTCCGCCATTATCCATTGTTCATTTTAAATTATTCATTAAAAAGTATGCTCCTCATCATCGACGACGATATTGCTATTCAGACTTCACTTTCCTTGTTGTTTCGGAAAGAAGGATTCACCGTGCGACTGGCCGATGGGCCGTTTGAAGCCTTTGAAGTTCTGAATGAAGAAGTGCCGGAATTGATACTGCTGGATATGAATTTCTCGGTCGATACCTCTGGCGATGATGGCCTTCGGTTACTGCGCCGGATTCGGGAGCGGCTGCCTAACGTGCCGGTAATTCTGATTACCGGCTGGGGAAGTATCGACCTGGCGGTAGAAGGCATGAAGTCGGGAGCGAAAGATTTCATTACCAAACCCTGGCAGAATGACCACCTGCTGCAATCGGTTCGGACGGCGCTGAATCTGGCCCAGTCTGTAGCCGCATCGCCCAATCGACGAAAGCTTGATCAGCAGTTCCGGTTCGATAATATCGTTGGGGAGGACCCGAATTTACTGGATATTCTGACCACCATCGGGCGTGTGGCCCCAACCGACGCGCCTGTACTGATTACGGGTGAAAGTGGTACGGGGAAAGAACTCATTGCTGAGGCCATTCACCAAAATAGTCGCCGGAAACGCCACCCATTCGTGAAAGTCAATTTGGGCGGTATATCATCCACTTTGTTTGAGAGTGAACTGTTTGGCCATGTACGCGGGGCATTTACGGATGCCAAAACCGATCGGATAGGACGCTTTGAACTGGCCAACAAAGGCTCCATTTTTCTGGACGAAATTGGCGACCTTGACCCTGCCAGCCAGGTTAAGCTGTTGCGTGTTTTACAGGATCGGACGTTTGAGCCACTCGGAAGCAGCAAATCCCGAACGGTTGATGTACGGGTCATTTGTGCCACCAACCGCAATCTGGAAGAGATGGTCAGTAAAGGTCAGTTTCGGGAAGATTTGTTTTATCGAATCAACCTCATTACGGTTCGGCTGCCTGCCTTGCGGGAGCGGCCTGGGGATATCCCGTTGCTGGTCAATTACTTTGTCGACAACTTAAAAACCATTTACAATCGCCCAGACTTGCGAGTGGGTGCCGTGGCGCAGAAGTGGTTGAAAAACCTGGCTTTGCCGGGTAATATCCGTCAGTTAAAGAATGTGGTTGAGCGAACCGTTCTACTCTCAGCCAACGACGAGTTACAGGTTGAGGACTTTGAGCGCAACCTGACCTCCGCGCCTAACCCAATGCCCTCTTCCCAAACCTCTTTGCCACAAATAGGCACGATGACGCTGGAAGAGATGGAATACCAGATGATTCACCGGGCAATGGCTTTTCATCAGAATCGGGTTGCCAAAGTAGCCAGGGCATTAGGCATCACCCGTTTTGCACTCTACCGTCGATTAGAGAAATTTGGAATTCCGTATGCGGAAGAGTAGCCTGGACGGCCACGTCCGGGTAAACGCTCACAGGATGCACTGCTTGCAAAAGTGAGCTAAGTGCAAATCTCACAAATTCACCCGGACGTGGCCGTCCAGGCTACCTGATGAAGCTAACCTTTCGTACCCGATACTTAGTTTACATTATCGCTATTCACATAGCGATGGCTGGTTTGTTGTTTTTGG
Proteins encoded in this region:
- a CDS encoding ABC transporter permease; translated protein: MISHLFKLIWNKKKTHALLIVEIWASFMVLFGLATLIVVNVGNYREPLGFHYDNVWAISLKANQDTTGIAEKLQRVQQRLRAYPEVESVSRMGSNFPFSANQTNNGIEYNKHKVLAESYTTDENYAKALDIPVVAGRWYRNADSVGKFTPVVINRKAKEALFGDENPLGKIISERFRVVGVIDNFKAKGEFMSNKPTLFELAKVDATWIDTMIIKVKPGTDAVFEAKIVKDVASMMTGWSVEVDYLTDSRKNQHNLVLVPIIIALIVSSFLLINVALGLFGVLNLSIAKRRGEIGLRRALGATGNGISTQFISEIWVLATFAMLIGLLFAAQFPLLNVFDLSSGVYVTAILIAVAIIYGIVTLCALFPSRQAAMIQPAVALHEE
- a CDS encoding sigma-54-dependent transcriptional regulator, translating into MLLIIDDDIAIQTSLSLLFRKEGFTVRLADGPFEAFEVLNEEVPELILLDMNFSVDTSGDDGLRLLRRIRERLPNVPVILITGWGSIDLAVEGMKSGAKDFITKPWQNDHLLQSVRTALNLAQSVAASPNRRKLDQQFRFDNIVGEDPNLLDILTTIGRVAPTDAPVLITGESGTGKELIAEAIHQNSRRKRHPFVKVNLGGISSTLFESELFGHVRGAFTDAKTDRIGRFELANKGSIFLDEIGDLDPASQVKLLRVLQDRTFEPLGSSKSRTVDVRVICATNRNLEEMVSKGQFREDLFYRINLITVRLPALRERPGDIPLLVNYFVDNLKTIYNRPDLRVGAVAQKWLKNLALPGNIRQLKNVVERTVLLSANDELQVEDFERNLTSAPNPMPSSQTSLPQIGTMTLEEMEYQMIHRAMAFHQNRVAKVARALGITRFALYRRLEKFGIPYAEE